In the genome of Porphyrobacter sp. ULC335, one region contains:
- the typA gene encoding translational GTPase TypA — protein MSSALRNIAIIAHVDHGKTTLVDQLFRQSGTFRENQRVEERAMDSGDLEKERGITILAKCTSVEWHGANGDTTRINIVDTPGHADFGAEVERILSMVDGVILLVDSAEGAMPQTKFVTGKALALGLRPIVVVNKIDRPDGRPQEVLDEVFDLFVSLDAEDEQLEFPVLYASGRDGYASEDQERREGSLAPLFEKIIEHVPAPGLDPDAKFSFLATLLDRDNFMGRVITGRVQSGTIRVNDPIHAIDMDGKVVEVGRATKLMSFDGLERVPVEIARAGDIIALAGLEKATVANTICDPSVSEPIAAQPIDPPTLAMRFSVNDSPLAGREGSKVTTRIIRDRLLREAETNVAIRVTESEDKDAYEVAGRGELQLGVLIETMRREGFELGISRPRVLFREEGGKRMEPYETVVIDVDDEHSGTVVEKMQRRKADLTEMRPSGVGKTRITFSAPSRGLIGYHGEFLSDTRGTGIMNRLFEKYDVYKGPIEGRINGVLISNGDGEANAYALNMLEERGELFVAPQMKVYQGMIIGENAKPDDLEVNPMKAKQLSNVRSSGKDDAIRLTPPRRMTLEQSIAYIDDDEMVEVTPLSIRLRKAELDPNERKKMRRKKDS, from the coding sequence ATGTCGTCCGCCCTCAGAAATATCGCGATTATCGCCCACGTTGACCATGGCAAGACCACGCTGGTCGACCAGTTGTTCCGCCAATCCGGCACCTTCCGCGAGAACCAGCGGGTCGAGGAACGGGCGATGGACTCGGGCGATCTCGAAAAGGAACGCGGGATCACCATTCTCGCCAAGTGCACCAGTGTCGAATGGCACGGGGCAAATGGCGATACCACGCGCATCAACATCGTCGACACCCCCGGCCACGCCGACTTCGGCGCCGAGGTGGAACGCATCCTCTCGATGGTCGATGGCGTGATCCTGCTGGTCGACAGCGCGGAAGGCGCGATGCCGCAGACCAAGTTCGTGACCGGCAAGGCGCTGGCGCTGGGCCTGCGTCCGATCGTCGTCGTCAACAAGATCGACCGTCCCGATGGCCGCCCGCAGGAAGTGCTCGACGAAGTGTTCGACCTGTTTGTCAGCCTCGATGCCGAAGACGAGCAGCTTGAATTCCCGGTGCTCTACGCTTCGGGCCGTGATGGTTACGCCAGCGAAGATCAGGAGCGCCGCGAAGGCAGCCTGGCCCCGCTGTTCGAGAAGATCATCGAACACGTGCCCGCCCCCGGCCTCGATCCCGATGCCAAGTTCAGCTTCCTTGCGACGCTGCTTGACCGCGACAACTTCATGGGCCGCGTCATCACCGGCCGTGTCCAGTCGGGCACGATCCGCGTCAATGATCCGATCCACGCCATCGACATGGACGGCAAGGTTGTCGAAGTTGGCCGCGCCACCAAGCTGATGAGCTTTGACGGGCTCGAGCGCGTTCCGGTCGAAATCGCGCGTGCGGGCGACATCATCGCGCTGGCCGGCCTCGAAAAGGCGACCGTCGCCAACACCATCTGCGATCCTTCCGTGAGCGAGCCCATCGCCGCCCAGCCGATTGACCCGCCGACGCTGGCGATGCGCTTCTCGGTCAATGACAGCCCGCTGGCCGGGCGCGAAGGCAGCAAGGTCACCACCCGCATCATCCGTGACCGCCTGCTGCGCGAGGCCGAAACCAACGTCGCCATCCGCGTCACCGAGAGCGAGGACAAGGACGCCTACGAAGTCGCCGGTCGCGGCGAATTGCAGCTGGGCGTGCTGATCGAAACGATGCGCCGCGAAGGCTTCGAACTCGGCATCAGCCGCCCGCGCGTGCTGTTCCGCGAAGAAGGCGGCAAGCGCATGGAGCCTTACGAGACGGTCGTGATCGACGTCGATGACGAACACTCGGGCACGGTTGTCGAGAAGATGCAGCGCCGCAAGGCCGACCTTACCGAAATGCGCCCCTCGGGCGTGGGCAAGACCCGCATCACCTTCTCGGCCCCGTCACGCGGCCTGATCGGCTACCACGGCGAATTCCTGTCCGACACGCGCGGTACCGGGATCATGAACCGCCTGTTCGAGAAGTACGACGTCTACAAGGGCCCCATCGAAGGCCGCATCAACGGCGTGCTGATCTCCAACGGTGATGGCGAGGCGAATGCCTATGCGCTCAACATGCTGGAAGAACGCGGCGAATTGTTCGTGGCTCCGCAGATGAAGGTCTATCAGGGCATGATCATCGGCGAGAACGCCAAGCCCGACGATCTCGAGGTCAACCCGATGAAGGCCAAGCAGCTTTCCAACGTCCGTTCCAGCGGCAAGGATGACGCGATCCGCCTCACCCCGCCGCGCCGGATGACGCTGGAACAGTCGATCGCCTATATCGACGACGATGAAATGGTCGAAGTGACCCCGCTGTCGATCCGCCTGCGCAAGGCCGAGCTCGACCCGAACGAGCGCAAGAAGATGCGGCGCAAGAAGGACAGTTGA
- a CDS encoding DUF4253 domain-containing protein — protein MIKGLLASLAGLFGAGRGTAQTSVPKIIVPRITTLSSDHARVKAMPGYRIEAVEGARALARWEELRAGGEGYPVIVGDAEALNALLEQVGDHDSPDIADTLAKAAALDWSQALNELKCRTREALAEFSASGEIEDAPEPEVGLWPARPDVASMPSTPFNVLTGAPYDVCYILVVPARHGWEVPAYTSWGAWNECPPPELHIAALRSWHERYGAELVGMSADVLDVRVTRRPASREEALALAREHFDYCPDIVYQGTETLAPLAASYMVSDWWYFWWD, from the coding sequence ATGATCAAGGGGTTGCTGGCGAGCCTTGCGGGCCTGTTCGGGGCCGGGCGGGGCACGGCGCAGACCTCGGTGCCCAAAATCATCGTGCCGCGTATCACCACGCTGTCGTCCGACCATGCCCGCGTCAAGGCGATGCCGGGCTATCGCATCGAGGCGGTGGAAGGAGCCAGGGCGCTCGCCCGTTGGGAGGAACTGCGCGCGGGCGGCGAGGGCTATCCGGTAATTGTCGGCGATGCAGAGGCGCTCAATGCGCTGCTCGAACAGGTTGGGGACCATGATAGCCCGGACATCGCAGACACCCTTGCCAAGGCGGCAGCGCTGGATTGGTCGCAGGCGCTGAACGAACTCAAGTGCCGCACCCGCGAGGCACTGGCCGAATTCTCTGCCTCGGGCGAAATCGAGGACGCGCCAGAGCCGGAGGTCGGACTTTGGCCCGCCAGGCCCGACGTCGCATCCATGCCGAGCACGCCCTTCAACGTGCTGACAGGCGCGCCCTACGACGTCTGCTACATTCTGGTCGTACCCGCACGCCATGGCTGGGAAGTCCCCGCCTACACATCGTGGGGCGCGTGGAACGAATGTCCGCCGCCCGAACTCCACATCGCCGCCTTACGATCTTGGCACGAACGATACGGGGCCGAACTGGTCGGAATGAGCGCGGACGTGCTCGACGTCCGCGTGACGCGGCGGCCCGCTTCGCGCGAGGAGGCACTGGCCCTCGCGCGCGAACATTTCGATTATTGCCCCGATATCGTCTATCAGGGCACGGAAACGCTCGCGCCGCTCGCCGCGTCCTACATGGTCAGCGACTGGTGGTACTTCTGGTGGGATTGA
- the putP gene encoding sodium/proline symporter PutP — MNTYTLAALAAYFLLMIGIGVYAWAKTRADSSGYLLAGRGLGPAVTALSAGASDMSGWLLLGLPGALFASGLVEAWIAIGLTVGAALNWIIVAPRLREQTERLGDALTIPQFLANRFPEAGTLLRVVSAVVIVGFFTVYTASGMVGGGKLFATAFAGVLPVTGLSDYMLGILITAGIVLVYTTIGGFLAVSLTDFVQGMIMMVALVVMPLVILFGTGSAPLSSVPQEGFLSLTQGATFIGVVSAVTWGLGYFGQPHIIVRFMAIDRVENVPRAGIIGMGWMVISLTGAVAVGLAGRAYAEANGLVVDDPETIFILLANLLFHPAVTGFLYAALLAAIMSTIASQLLVSSSSLTEDFYRLFLRRNASEREAVNIGRLSVGLVAAAALVIAADPDSEVLGLVSNAWAGFGAAFGPLILLSLTWDRMTGAGAVAGLVTGAGVVAGWIMLGWNASFMGGPGLYEIVPGFAASFAAIVLVSILTGQRPKTI; from the coding sequence ATGAACACCTACACCCTCGCGGCGCTCGCTGCCTATTTCCTGCTGATGATCGGCATCGGAGTCTATGCCTGGGCGAAGACCCGGGCGGACTCATCGGGCTACCTGCTCGCCGGGCGCGGGCTTGGCCCGGCGGTCACGGCGCTGAGCGCGGGGGCTTCGGACATGTCGGGCTGGCTGCTGCTGGGCCTGCCGGGTGCGCTGTTTGCCAGCGGGCTGGTGGAGGCGTGGATCGCCATCGGCCTCACCGTCGGCGCGGCGCTCAACTGGATTATCGTCGCCCCCCGCCTGCGCGAACAGACCGAGCGGCTGGGTGATGCACTCACCATCCCGCAATTCCTCGCCAACCGCTTTCCGGAAGCCGGCACGCTGCTGCGCGTCGTCTCGGCGGTGGTGATCGTCGGCTTCTTCACCGTCTATACCGCATCGGGCATGGTCGGCGGGGGCAAGCTGTTTGCGACCGCCTTTGCCGGAGTGCTGCCGGTGACGGGCCTGTCCGACTACATGCTCGGCATCCTCATCACTGCCGGGATCGTGCTGGTCTACACCACCATCGGCGGGTTCCTGGCCGTCAGCCTCACCGATTTCGTGCAAGGCATGATCATGATGGTGGCGCTGGTCGTCATGCCGCTGGTGATCCTGTTCGGGACCGGCAGCGCGCCGCTTTCCTCGGTGCCGCAGGAGGGCTTCCTGAGCCTCACGCAGGGCGCGACCTTTATCGGGGTGGTCAGCGCGGTGACCTGGGGTCTGGGCTATTTCGGCCAGCCGCATATCATCGTCCGCTTCATGGCGATCGACCGCGTGGAGAATGTCCCGCGCGCAGGCATCATCGGGATGGGCTGGATGGTCATCTCGCTGACCGGCGCGGTCGCCGTGGGCCTTGCCGGGCGCGCCTATGCCGAAGCCAACGGGCTGGTGGTCGATGATCCGGAGACGATCTTCATCCTGCTCGCCAACCTGCTGTTCCACCCGGCAGTGACCGGCTTCCTTTATGCCGCGCTGCTGGCCGCGATCATGAGCACGATTGCCTCGCAGCTGCTGGTGTCATCCTCCTCCCTGACCGAGGATTTCTACCGCCTGTTCCTGCGCCGCAACGCCAGCGAGCGAGAGGCGGTGAATATCGGGCGGCTCTCGGTCGGGCTGGTCGCGGCGGCGGCGCTGGTGATTGCGGCGGACCCGGACAGCGAGGTGCTCGGCCTCGTATCCAACGCATGGGCGGGCTTCGGCGCCGCCTTCGGCCCGCTGATCCTGCTGTCACTGACCTGGGACCGGATGACCGGCGCGGGCGCGGTGGCCGGACTGGTGACCGGCGCAGGCGTGGTCGCAGGGTGGATCATGCTCGGCTGGAACGCCAGCTTCATGGGCGGTCCCGGCCTTTACGAGATTGTACCGGGCTTTGCGGCGTCCTTCGCGGCCATTGTGTTGGTGAGCATTCTGACCGGCCAGCGCCCCAAAACTATCTGA
- a CDS encoding VOC family protein, with product MAANADSGPRVTGLGGVFYLVKDPEASRAWYRETLAIDGPYGPQFDWAQEPRRHPYSMISHFGDDAYIKPGTGGFMINLRVNDLPGLVAALRAKGVDILGEADEGYGKFAWLLDPDGVKIELWEQIEDRLP from the coding sequence ATGGCGGCGAATGCAGACAGTGGCCCGCGGGTGACCGGACTTGGCGGTGTGTTCTATCTGGTCAAGGACCCGGAGGCGAGCCGCGCCTGGTATCGCGAGACACTGGCGATCGACGGTCCCTACGGCCCGCAATTCGATTGGGCGCAGGAGCCGCGCAGGCACCCCTATTCGATGATCAGCCACTTCGGGGACGATGCCTATATCAAACCCGGCACCGGCGGGTTCATGATCAACCTGCGGGTGAATGATCTGCCCGGCCTTGTCGCGGCCCTGCGCGCCAAGGGTGTCGACATCCTGGGCGAGGCTGACGAGGGTTACGGCAAGTTCGCCTGGCTGCTCGATCCGGACGGGGTGAAGATCGAACTGTGGGAGCAGATCGAAGACCGGCTCCCCTGA
- a CDS encoding extensin family protein: MKASEILRAASVTAAALALAGCGSLIPGGSSGAAPGAASQSARAPARPATTISSAPQSYAQRAEDGACLADLGASGARFDPLPDTYAAPGCNKLGTVQLMALAGDRAPLTIANMGPVRCNVAKAFGDWARFGVDRAARQILGSPVAKIETMGSYACRNVAGSERRSAHARAEAIDVSAFVLADGRRIVLKRDWDGSDAATREFLRVVHKSACKRFGTVLGPEYNAAHEDHFHLEGTGAKFCR, translated from the coding sequence ATGAAGGCTTCGGAGATTCTTCGCGCAGCAAGTGTGACCGCCGCCGCCCTGGCGCTGGCGGGGTGCGGATCGCTGATCCCCGGCGGCAGCAGCGGCGCGGCTCCGGGTGCGGCGAGCCAGTCTGCCCGTGCGCCCGCACGCCCGGCCACCACGATTTCCTCTGCCCCGCAAAGCTATGCCCAACGCGCCGAAGATGGCGCCTGCCTCGCCGATCTCGGCGCGAGCGGCGCGCGCTTTGATCCCCTCCCCGATACCTACGCCGCCCCCGGTTGCAACAAGCTTGGCACGGTCCAGCTGATGGCGCTGGCAGGGGACCGCGCGCCGCTCACCATCGCCAATATGGGGCCGGTGCGCTGCAATGTGGCCAAGGCGTTCGGCGATTGGGCGCGCTTCGGCGTCGACCGTGCGGCGCGCCAGATCCTTGGCAGTCCGGTTGCGAAAATCGAGACGATGGGAAGCTATGCCTGCCGCAATGTCGCCGGAAGCGAGCGGCGTTCGGCCCATGCCCGCGCCGAGGCGATCGACGTTTCCGCCTTTGTCCTCGCCGATGGCCGCCGGATCGTGCTCAAGCGCGATTGGGACGGCAGCGATGCGGCGACCCGCGAATTCCTGCGGGTGGTGCACAAGAGTGCGTGCAAGCGCTTCGGCACGGTGCTCGGCCCGGAATACAACGCCGCGCACGAGGATCACTTCCATCTTGAAGGCACCGGCGCGAAATTCTGCCGCTAA
- a CDS encoding response regulator transcription factor produces the protein MTRKASLHFIDSCSRQRAELARVGFALGHHCEVYGDLSELAVHPPREGIIIARDTAEEGGVGMILDRLGRLGIWLPLIAVDVQPRPGRIVEAIKAGSLDYLALPLDPERFTRCLMRIEKEAEQFGAARRRMIEARDRISTLSSREREVLDWLAEGSSNKAIARELDISPRTVEIHRANMMTKLGARHAAEAVRLKLEAKLEPKMRA, from the coding sequence ATGACACGCAAAGCCAGCCTCCACTTCATCGATTCATGCAGCCGCCAGCGCGCCGAATTGGCGCGGGTTGGCTTCGCATTGGGCCACCATTGCGAGGTTTATGGTGACCTGTCCGAACTCGCGGTGCACCCGCCGCGCGAAGGGATCATCATCGCCCGCGATACCGCTGAAGAAGGCGGCGTGGGCATGATCCTTGACCGGCTGGGCAGGCTGGGCATCTGGCTGCCGCTGATTGCGGTGGATGTGCAGCCCCGACCGGGCCGCATCGTCGAAGCGATCAAGGCCGGCTCGCTCGATTATCTTGCCTTGCCGCTTGATCCGGAACGCTTCACCCGCTGCCTCATGCGCATCGAGAAGGAGGCCGAACAGTTCGGCGCCGCCCGCCGCCGCATGATCGAAGCGCGCGACCGCATCTCCACCCTTTCCTCGCGGGAACGTGAGGTGCTCGATTGGCTTGCCGAAGGCAGCAGCAACAAGGCCATCGCGCGTGAGCTCGATATCAGCCCGCGCACTGTGGAAATCCACCGCGCCAACATGATGACCAAGCTCGGCGCGCGCCACGCGGCGGAAGCTGTGCGATTGAAACTGGAGGCGAAGCTTGAACCCAAGATGAGGGCGTAG
- a CDS encoding proteasome-type protease, which yields MTYCVGMVLDKGLVLMSDTRTNSGVDNISTFRKLSHWSVPGERMIAVMTAGNLATTQAVISQLEERTKAPEDRENCLLKGATMFQVATEIGRLLRTTIEDVQRVNGDNGKGRFTATMIVAGQIKGMQPRLFMIYPEGNFIEASWDTPFFQIGETKYGRPILIRGYDRGMSFEDAVKLLMVSFDSTLKANLSVGLPLDLLVIGKDQFAATHEHRVTAEDEYFDTISSGWGNALRSAFHSLPPYRFSDDP from the coding sequence ATGACCTATTGCGTTGGCATGGTGCTCGACAAGGGCCTCGTCCTGATGAGCGATACCCGCACCAATTCGGGCGTCGACAATATCTCGACCTTCCGCAAGCTGTCTCACTGGAGCGTGCCGGGCGAGCGGATGATCGCGGTAATGACCGCGGGCAACCTTGCCACCACGCAGGCGGTGATCAGCCAGCTTGAGGAGCGCACCAAAGCGCCCGAGGACCGCGAGAACTGCCTGCTCAAGGGCGCGACGATGTTCCAGGTCGCCACCGAGATCGGCCGTCTGCTGCGCACCACCATCGAAGACGTGCAGCGCGTCAACGGCGATAACGGCAAGGGCCGCTTCACCGCCACGATGATCGTCGCCGGGCAGATCAAGGGCATGCAACCGCGGCTATTCATGATCTATCCCGAAGGCAATTTCATCGAAGCGAGCTGGGACACGCCGTTTTTCCAGATCGGGGAAACCAAGTATGGCCGCCCGATTCTGATCCGTGGCTACGACCGCGGCATGAGCTTCGAGGACGCGGTGAAGCTGCTGATGGTCAGCTTCGATTCAACGCTGAAGGCTAACCTGTCAGTCGGCCTGCCGCTGGATTTGCTGGTTATCGGCAAGGACCAGTTCGCTGCGACGCACGAACACCGTGTCACCGCCGAGGACGAATATTTCGACACGATTTCATCCGGTTGGGGAAATGCGCTAAGGTCGGCATTCCACTCGCTTCCACCCTATCGATTCAGCGATGACCCGTAA